The following coding sequences lie in one Mucilaginibacter sp. KACC 22773 genomic window:
- a CDS encoding bifunctional folylpolyglutamate synthase/dihydrofolate synthase, with translation MNYQETIQYLYTQLPMFTRDGASAYKANLDNTVELCKRLDNPQHQFKSVHVGGTNGKGSTSHMLAAVLQTAGYKTGLYTSPHLKDFRERIRINGQMISEQTVIDFVEDHLKDFDEIRPSFFEMTVGLAFDVFAKEKVDIAIIEVGLGGRLDSTNIINPLLSIITNIGWDHMNILGDTLQLIAGEKAGIIKPDTLVIVGEHQPEVAQIFIDKAWEGQSGITFASEKWKTYGGSKKSTRADKYLDFKVERRKPQFAYYHIRLDLTGSYQLKNVKTVLTAIDELRIQGFNINDDDIRTGLSQVKTLTGLHGRWETLTEKPLTICDTGHNPDGIQEVLQNIASVNYKHLHFVIGMVNDKDITKVLSMLPKDATYYFCKPDIPRGLEAESLRLKAESIGLQGSAYTSVKQALQAAQNAAGDNDLVFVGGSTFVVAEVV, from the coding sequence ATGAACTACCAGGAAACCATCCAATACCTATATACCCAGCTCCCCATGTTTACGCGCGATGGGGCTTCTGCTTATAAAGCTAACCTCGATAATACCGTCGAGCTTTGCAAACGCCTTGATAATCCCCAGCATCAATTTAAAAGCGTGCATGTTGGCGGCACCAATGGCAAAGGTTCTACGTCGCACATGCTGGCGGCGGTATTGCAAACGGCAGGTTACAAAACAGGCTTATACACGTCTCCCCACCTAAAAGATTTTCGCGAACGCATCCGCATAAACGGGCAAATGATCAGTGAGCAAACGGTGATTGATTTTGTTGAAGATCATCTTAAAGATTTTGATGAGATCCGCCCCTCGTTTTTTGAAATGACTGTTGGCCTTGCTTTTGATGTTTTTGCAAAAGAGAAAGTAGATATAGCCATCATTGAAGTTGGGTTAGGGGGCCGATTGGACTCTACCAATATCATCAATCCGCTACTTTCCATTATCACCAATATCGGCTGGGACCACATGAATATCCTGGGCGATACTTTACAACTCATTGCAGGCGAAAAAGCGGGCATTATTAAACCTGATACTCTTGTAATCGTCGGTGAGCATCAACCGGAAGTAGCACAGATATTTATTGACAAAGCTTGGGAAGGACAATCAGGGATTACCTTTGCATCGGAGAAATGGAAAACATATGGTGGCAGCAAAAAATCCACAAGGGCAGATAAATATCTTGATTTCAAAGTTGAAAGGCGTAAGCCGCAATTTGCTTATTATCACATCCGGCTTGATCTTACCGGCTCATATCAGCTCAAAAATGTAAAAACGGTGTTAACCGCTATTGACGAACTACGTATTCAGGGTTTCAATATCAATGACGATGATATCCGCACAGGCTTATCGCAAGTAAAAACCCTCACCGGTTTACATGGCCGCTGGGAAACATTAACAGAAAAACCCCTGACCATTTGCGATACCGGCCACAATCCTGACGGTATACAGGAGGTTTTACAAAACATTGCATCCGTCAATTACAAACACCTCCATTTTGTAATTGGTATGGTGAACGATAAGGATATTACCAAAGTTTTAAGCATGCTCCCCAAGGATGCTACCTACTATTTTTGCAAACCCGATATCCCAAGGGGTTTGGAGGCCGAGAGCTTAAGGCTGAAGGCTGAAAGCATTGGTTTGCAGGGATCGGCATATACATCGGTTAAACAGGCATTACAGGCAGCTCAAAACGCAGCTGGGGATAACGACCTGGTTTTTGTTGGTGGCAGTACTTTTGTGGTGGCCGAGGTTGTCTGA
- a CDS encoding TonB-dependent receptor, with translation MKLRYTYTLLTLIIALYFVPAQAQTKKHAKKATVKTVKAKTPAKAPAKPATKTTVKKTDAGAKKLGDVVSKTSQDTTKKGGANGNNPANGGSLSEEIVVTTAYKPVLADAVKIRRNPDLEDKVPFKAPLAYAPLDKKLEQDSEIKRLDAQKRPAEQDSVLLNNYVKAGVGSMKTLFGEAYFGNGRDQALQVGGFLKHLSQSGSWDKQTESKDEVGVFIKSINSENTISGRINYKRRGVYFYGHPDSIPLTFTPQKQYFNDISGEVELAKNFKNVENDFTYSVKLNGYSFSNAFKARESNIVLSGFVNQTIKQFYTGLGASIDVANPKDSAYNLNNSILRLNPYIKFQGTNYKIDAGVTIAKEFGDYDRFFVFPAAKLEYQVIPKYVRLFVEAKGDVNRASIRDFANVNPYINQNIKLQNSVDQLDISAGLKGTLAPGLSFKAAVFRNSVKDMALFVSTQTTQGYKFDVIYDKGRSRVSGFNGELDFKATEDVNIFGRVEFKDYKMATEAQAWNLPKFLLTAGTAIHINNKVSITGSLLIRGTAYDRPFGITPGPLGTPTPNTTLLMKNREITSFADLNGGVEYRVTPVITVFAQANNILNSGYQNWVYYPNYGFNIFGGVGFSF, from the coding sequence ATGAAATTAAGATACACCTATACGCTGCTTACCTTAATAATAGCATTATACTTTGTTCCTGCACAAGCGCAAACAAAGAAACATGCAAAAAAGGCAACAGTAAAAACAGTTAAAGCCAAAACGCCGGCCAAGGCACCCGCAAAACCTGCAACAAAAACTACTGTTAAGAAAACCGATGCCGGTGCAAAAAAACTGGGTGATGTAGTTAGCAAAACCAGCCAGGATACTACTAAAAAGGGTGGGGCCAACGGCAACAATCCCGCAAACGGCGGAAGTTTATCAGAAGAGATTGTGGTAACTACTGCCTATAAACCGGTTTTAGCCGATGCGGTAAAAATTCGCCGTAATCCTGACCTGGAAGATAAAGTACCTTTTAAGGCGCCGTTGGCCTATGCCCCGTTGGATAAAAAACTGGAGCAGGATTCGGAAATTAAACGCCTTGATGCCCAAAAACGGCCTGCCGAGCAGGACTCGGTATTGCTTAACAACTATGTTAAAGCAGGCGTGGGTAGCATGAAAACCTTGTTTGGCGAAGCGTATTTTGGTAACGGCCGCGACCAGGCTTTACAGGTTGGCGGTTTCCTGAAACACCTTTCGCAATCGGGTTCATGGGATAAGCAAACCGAAAGTAAAGACGAAGTTGGAGTATTTATCAAAAGCATCAATTCAGAAAACACCATTAGCGGCCGTATTAATTACAAACGCCGTGGAGTTTACTTTTACGGCCATCCGGATTCAATTCCTTTAACCTTTACCCCGCAAAAGCAATATTTTAATGATATCAGCGGCGAAGTTGAACTGGCCAAAAACTTTAAGAATGTTGAAAACGACTTTACCTACTCGGTAAAACTAAACGGTTATTCTTTTAGCAATGCGTTTAAAGCGCGTGAGAGTAATATTGTGCTTTCGGGCTTCGTAAACCAAACTATTAAACAGTTTTACACCGGCCTTGGCGCTTCAATTGATGTTGCCAATCCAAAAGATAGTGCTTATAACTTAAACAACAGCATTCTGCGGTTAAACCCTTATATTAAATTCCAGGGTACCAACTATAAAATAGACGCGGGCGTAACCATCGCTAAAGAATTTGGCGATTATGACCGCTTTTTTGTTTTCCCTGCAGCAAAACTCGAGTACCAGGTAATTCCTAAATATGTACGCCTTTTTGTTGAGGCCAAGGGTGATGTAAACAGGGCATCTATTCGCGATTTTGCAAATGTAAACCCATATATCAATCAAAATATAAAGCTTCAAAACTCCGTTGATCAATTGGATATCAGCGCCGGCTTAAAAGGCACGCTGGCACCCGGGCTTAGCTTTAAAGCTGCAGTGTTTCGCAACAGCGTAAAAGATATGGCCTTATTTGTAAGTACCCAAACCACTCAGGGTTACAAGTTTGATGTGATATATGATAAAGGACGGTCGCGTGTAAGCGGTTTTAATGGCGAGCTTGATTTTAAGGCAACTGAAGATGTAAACATTTTTGGCCGCGTGGAGTTTAAGGACTATAAAATGGCCACAGAAGCGCAAGCCTGGAACTTGCCTAAGTTTTTGTTAACAGCAGGTACTGCCATTCATATTAACAACAAAGTAAGCATTACCGGCTCATTATTGATAAGGGGAACCGCCTATGACAGGCCATTCGGCATAACACCGGGGCCGTTGGGAACGCCGACACCAAATACAACCCTGTTAATGAAAAACCGCGAAATTACGTCATTTGCCGATTTGAATGGCGGTGTTGAATACCGGGTTACACCCGTTATTACAGTATTTGCGCAGGCAAATAACATTTTAAACTCAGGTTATCAAAACTGGGTATACTATCCTAACTATGGATTTAATATCTTTGGCGGCGTTGGTTTCTCATTTTAA
- a CDS encoding SPOR domain-containing protein produces MDIANYLSELLGQHGEISVPGLGHFVHVRVSAWYNDAERKFYPPGYKIQFNPQIVDGDDTLTRYIAEKKKISLASSKYFTDKYINSLKQEAALQEVPFADLGWFFMDKGKIAFKSKISNADNASFYGYAPVGIKKLNQPAAPEVTVETGTAAPEAVGTPQATTAAVQSPEPLPLPPPIREILSEETVNQPEEYFDDEPEPRRSISTWAIVLIAIIILASAGLTIYKFKPQWLRLNKGQEMQLPPEPKATPVTKSDTDSVKKAAQPTDTIKKAILKPDSALKTASVATPPADSSTGPVFAVILGSFKTVKKAQAEADNYQRKGVDARVYSGPGTGPRIKVVTGSFATYDEAKAQKDRLVKEKKIEITSYPYQLVKHQK; encoded by the coding sequence ATGGATATAGCCAATTACTTAAGCGAACTATTGGGCCAGCACGGCGAAATAAGCGTGCCTGGGCTGGGCCATTTTGTGCATGTTCGTGTAAGCGCATGGTATAACGATGCCGAACGCAAATTTTACCCGCCAGGCTATAAAATACAGTTCAATCCGCAAATAGTTGATGGTGATGACACTTTAACAAGGTACATCGCCGAAAAGAAAAAAATTTCCCTTGCGTCATCTAAGTACTTCACCGATAAATACATAAACTCCTTAAAACAAGAGGCTGCTTTGCAGGAAGTTCCGTTTGCCGATCTGGGTTGGTTTTTTATGGATAAAGGCAAAATTGCCTTTAAATCAAAGATAAGCAATGCTGATAATGCATCGTTTTACGGGTACGCGCCCGTCGGCATAAAAAAACTAAACCAGCCCGCTGCGCCAGAGGTAACAGTTGAAACGGGCACTGCCGCGCCAGAAGCTGTTGGCACGCCCCAGGCAACAACGGCCGCTGTACAATCGCCGGAGCCTTTGCCATTACCGCCACCAATCAGGGAAATCCTGTCAGAGGAAACTGTTAATCAACCCGAAGAATATTTTGACGACGAGCCAGAACCAAGGCGCAGTATAAGCACCTGGGCAATTGTATTAATAGCTATAATAATTTTGGCCAGCGCCGGTTTAACCATTTACAAATTTAAACCACAATGGCTGCGCCTGAACAAAGGCCAGGAAATGCAGTTGCCGCCCGAGCCCAAAGCAACACCTGTTACAAAAAGCGATACCGACTCCGTAAAAAAAGCGGCACAGCCTACTGATACCATCAAAAAAGCAATTTTAAAGCCCGATTCTGCGTTAAAGACAGCAAGTGTTGCCACCCCGCCTGCCGATTCATCAACCGGCCCTGTTTTCGCCGTTATCCTGGGGTCGTTTAAAACGGTAAAAAAAGCCCAGGCAGAAGCAGATAATTACCAGAGAAAAGGGGTTGATGCCCGCGTTTACAGCGGCCCCGGTACTGGTCCGCGCATTAAGGTTGTAACCGGCAGCTTTGCAACTTATGATGAAGCAAAAGCACAGAAAGACAGGCTGGTAAAAGAAAAGAAAATAGAAATAACATCGTATCCATATCAACTCGTTAAACATCAGAAATGA
- a CDS encoding ExbD/TolR family protein encodes MNLRKRHKSASAEVHTSAMNDIMFFLLLFFLIASTVTNPNVVKLVLPKSSSGQSISKKTINVAITKDLVYTVDKKVVPVDKLMDELSTYKTMAKELTIVLSVDKTVAIQDVVQVLDIAQKLNIKLVLATEPK; translated from the coding sequence ATGAATTTAAGAAAAAGACATAAAAGTGCATCTGCCGAGGTACATACCTCGGCTATGAACGATATCATGTTCTTCCTGCTTTTGTTTTTCCTCATCGCATCTACGGTAACCAACCCAAACGTGGTTAAGCTGGTTTTGCCAAAATCGTCAAGCGGGCAGTCTATCTCCAAAAAAACAATCAACGTAGCTATTACTAAAGATCTGGTGTATACCGTTGATAAAAAGGTTGTGCCTGTAGATAAACTAATGGACGAACTATCAACCTACAAAACGATGGCTAAAGAATTAACCATTGTTTTATCGGTAGATAAAACCGTGGCCATACAGGATGTGGTACAGGTATTGGATATAGCACAAAAATTGAACATTAAACTGGTTTTAGCAACGGAACCTAAATAG
- a CDS encoding MotA/TolQ/ExbB proton channel family protein, which produces MTLLLIQAVTDTAKHLADTANHAATQLAPAEDLRFGDLLIKGGWVMIPIGILAVLGLVIFFERYFTIRKASRNESNLMVQVRASIHSGNLESAIAICRNSNTPLGRMLQKGLLRIGRPIKDIEGAIENIGKLEVSKLEKNIGILGIVAGIAPMFGFLGTIAGVIKIFYDISKTDNISMGVISGGLYVKMVTSAAGLFVGIVAYVCYHILNMMVDKVILKLETDAIEFIDLLEEPSK; this is translated from the coding sequence ATGACTTTATTATTAATACAGGCAGTAACAGATACAGCAAAGCACTTAGCAGATACCGCTAACCATGCAGCCACTCAATTAGCACCCGCAGAAGATTTACGTTTTGGCGACCTGCTGATAAAAGGCGGCTGGGTAATGATACCTATTGGCATACTTGCTGTACTGGGGCTTGTGATATTTTTTGAACGCTATTTTACTATCCGCAAGGCATCCCGTAATGAGTCGAACCTGATGGTACAGGTACGTGCAAGTATCCATTCGGGCAACCTGGAATCGGCCATCGCCATTTGCCGTAACAGCAATACGCCATTGGGCCGTATGCTTCAAAAAGGCCTGTTGCGCATTGGCCGCCCGATAAAAGATATTGAAGGCGCGATAGAAAACATTGGCAAGCTGGAAGTATCCAAACTCGAAAAAAACATTGGTATTCTGGGTATTGTTGCCGGTATTGCGCCGATGTTTGGTTTCCTGGGTACTATTGCGGGTGTAATCAAAATTTTTTACGATATTTCTAAAACAGATAACATCAGTATGGGTGTTATATCTGGTGGTTTATATGTAAAAATGGTAACATCAGCCGCCGGCTTATTTGTGGGTATTGTGGCCTACGTGTGCTACCATATTTTAAATATGATGGTTGATAAGGTGATCCTGAAACTGGAAACTGATGCCATTGAATTTATTGACCTGTTAGAGGAGCCAAGCAAATGA
- the mgrA gene encoding L-glyceraldehyde 3-phosphate reductase — MTYLPSADRYKKMQYRRCGNSGIKLPAISLGLWHNFGHVDVTENYRKILHLAFDSGITHFDLANNYGPPPGSAEENFGRILKEDFRGYRDEMIISSKAGYTMWDGPYGDWGSKKYLVASLDQSLKRMGLEYVDIFYHHRPDPETPLEETMAALDLIVRQGKALYAGISNYPADLAAKAIKILKELGTPCLIHQPKYSMFERWVEGGLMDVLGNEGVGCIPFSPLAQGMLTNKYLHGIPEDSRAAKSTGFLQASQLTEERLSQIKRLNNLALQRGQTLAQMALAWLLKDTRVTSVLIGASRAEQLADSLKALDNIIFSADELAQIEAILAP, encoded by the coding sequence ATGACATATCTACCATCTGCAGACAGATACAAAAAAATGCAATACCGCCGCTGCGGTAATAGCGGCATTAAATTACCGGCTATTTCACTGGGATTGTGGCACAATTTCGGGCACGTTGATGTTACCGAAAACTACCGCAAAATTTTGCACCTGGCATTTGATAGCGGCATTACCCATTTTGATCTGGCCAACAACTACGGCCCGCCGCCGGGTTCGGCTGAAGAGAATTTTGGTCGCATTTTAAAAGAAGATTTTCGCGGTTACCGCGATGAGATGATCATCAGCAGCAAAGCCGGCTATACTATGTGGGATGGCCCTTATGGCGATTGGGGTTCAAAAAAGTACCTGGTTGCCAGCCTTGACCAAAGCCTTAAACGTATGGGCCTGGAGTATGTAGATATATTTTACCACCATCGCCCTGATCCTGAAACGCCGCTGGAAGAAACCATGGCAGCGCTTGATCTCATCGTTCGCCAGGGGAAAGCTTTATATGCGGGCATTTCCAACTACCCTGCCGATCTTGCAGCTAAAGCCATTAAAATATTAAAAGAATTGGGCACGCCATGCCTTATCCACCAGCCAAAATACTCCATGTTTGAGCGTTGGGTTGAAGGTGGCTTAATGGATGTGCTGGGCAACGAGGGTGTGGGCTGTATCCCTTTTTCGCCATTGGCCCAGGGTATGTTAACCAACAAATATTTACACGGCATCCCCGAAGATTCAAGGGCAGCAAAATCAACCGGCTTTCTACAGGCTTCGCAATTAACTGAAGAACGCCTGAGCCAGATAAAAAGACTTAACAACCTTGCCCTGCAACGCGGCCAAACACTGGCACAAATGGCATTGGCATGGTTGCTTAAAGATACCCGCGTTACATCGGTACTAATAGGCGCAAGCCGTGCCGAGCAACTGGCCGATTCATTAAAGGCGCTGGATAATATTATTTTTTCGGCCGATGAACTGGCGCAGATAGAGGCGATATTAGCCCCCTAA
- a CDS encoding energy transducer TonB, translating into MQLITANMQLQTGNCQLNKMEYREEQNNYPKAFLATGIIMTLLIAACYFIVFKNPPKQEEGTGGILVNYGTVDEGMGNDYMSTEEPSVAEKANHTKPDKVTPAPPSEDKPTPQASEKTVVTQNTEDAPEVAAPTKKPTTAVATPQPTKSVAKPVVNQNALYKGKATTGTGEGDGTGNKPGNQGKTTGTTLTNNYNGTGSGNGGNLNMAQRNFVSRPSVSDDNRQTGKIMVDIRVDKDGNVVYARAGARGTTITDAALLQKCEDAVKNSKLNPLDSAPDTQVGTVVFVFKVN; encoded by the coding sequence ATGCAACTGATAACTGCAAACATGCAACTGCAAACCGGCAACTGCCAACTGAATAAAATGGAATACAGGGAAGAGCAAAATAACTATCCAAAGGCGTTTTTAGCAACAGGCATTATCATGACCTTGCTGATAGCGGCATGTTATTTTATCGTGTTTAAAAACCCGCCTAAGCAAGAGGAAGGTACAGGTGGTATCCTGGTGAATTATGGCACCGTTGATGAAGGCATGGGTAACGATTATATGAGTACAGAAGAACCTTCGGTTGCCGAGAAAGCTAATCATACCAAACCCGACAAAGTTACCCCTGCCCCGCCGTCGGAGGACAAACCAACACCGCAGGCCAGCGAAAAAACCGTTGTTACCCAAAATACCGAAGATGCGCCTGAAGTGGCGGCCCCAACCAAAAAACCAACAACGGCAGTAGCTACGCCACAGCCTACTAAATCGGTTGCAAAACCCGTTGTGAACCAAAATGCCCTTTACAAAGGCAAAGCCACAACCGGCACCGGTGAAGGCGACGGAACGGGCAATAAACCGGGAAACCAGGGCAAAACTACAGGCACTACGCTAACTAACAATTATAACGGAACAGGATCTGGTAACGGAGGCAACCTTAACATGGCCCAGCGTAATTTTGTAAGCCGCCCCTCTGTTAGCGACGACAACCGCCAAACAGGCAAAATAATGGTTGATATAAGAGTTGATAAAGATGGCAACGTAGTATACGCGCGTGCCGGTGCCCGTGGAACCACTATAACCGATGCGGCGTTGTTGCAAAAATGTGAAGATGCTGTAAAAAACTCTAAGCTAAATCCCCTCGATTCGGCACCTGATACCCAGGTAGGTACTGTGGTATTTGTGTTTAAGGTAAATTAA
- a CDS encoding Gfo/Idh/MocA family protein produces MINWGIIGCGNVTELKSGPAFKKVADSDLIAVMRRDAVKAADYASRHLVSKWYSDADKMMAEAGVNAIYIATPPSSHLEYALAALEKGFNVYVEKPVTRNADEARAMAAAVKQSNAKLTVAHYRRAVPMFLMVKDLLDKQKIGEVRTVQIRMWQSRKPKLIAESEANWRVLPEFSGGGYFHDLAPHQLDLMLYYFGEPEKYHGFSLNQSASTPADDHVCGQIQFKNKVVVNGSWCFNVAESLATDTCEVIGTKGKITFPFFGNYVSWKTDTEDETVTFKHPQHIQQPMIEKIVAYFKNEGPNPCSIDEAVVLMDIMDSFTKTK; encoded by the coding sequence ATGATCAATTGGGGCATAATTGGTTGCGGCAATGTAACCGAACTTAAAAGCGGGCCGGCATTTAAAAAAGTGGCCGACAGCGATCTGATAGCCGTTATGCGGCGCGATGCAGTTAAAGCAGCCGACTATGCCAGCCGCCACCTGGTGAGCAAATGGTACAGCGACGCTGATAAAATGATGGCCGAAGCCGGCGTAAATGCTATTTATATTGCTACTCCCCCATCATCACACCTGGAGTATGCTTTAGCTGCCTTAGAAAAGGGTTTTAATGTATATGTGGAGAAACCAGTTACCCGTAATGCCGATGAAGCCAGGGCTATGGCTGCGGCCGTAAAACAAAGCAATGCAAAACTCACTGTAGCACATTACCGCAGGGCCGTACCTATGTTTTTAATGGTGAAGGATTTGCTGGATAAACAAAAAATTGGCGAAGTGCGCACAGTACAAATCAGGATGTGGCAAAGCCGTAAGCCAAAACTGATTGCCGAAAGCGAAGCTAATTGGAGAGTGCTGCCCGAGTTTTCGGGCGGTGGCTATTTTCATGACCTTGCCCCGCACCAGTTAGACCTGATGTTATATTATTTTGGCGAGCCTGAAAAATATCATGGCTTCTCGCTCAACCAATCGGCATCAACACCGGCTGATGACCATGTTTGCGGCCAAATTCAGTTTAAAAACAAAGTGGTAGTTAATGGCTCCTGGTGCTTTAATGTTGCCGAAAGTTTAGCAACCGATACCTGCGAGGTCATCGGCACAAAAGGGAAAATAACTTTCCCGTTTTTTGGCAATTATGTGAGCTGGAAAACGGATACCGAAGATGAAACCGTAACTTTTAAACACCCGCAACACATACAGCAACCCATGATCGAAAAAATTGTGGCTTACTTTAAAAACGAGGGCCCTAACCCCTGCTCTATTGACGAGGCCGTTGTTTTAATGGATATTATGGATTCATTTACTAAAACTAAATGA